CATCATCGGCGCCGTCGTGCGCGGGGCGGCGGTGTGGGCCGCGGCATCCGTCGTCGTCGGCTGGGCGACGGTGCTGCTCGTCGCGTCGTTCGGCGCACGCGAGTGGCCGCCGCCTGTCGTGGTGCTCGCCACGATCGCGCTCGCGGCCTGCTTCGCCGTCGGCGGATTCGCGCGTGCCCGCCGCGCGCGCATGGAGGCCCTGCGCGAAGAGGCGGCCCGCGAACGGCAGACCGCGGAGCAGCGGGAACGTGTGCGCATCGCCCGCGAGCTGCACGACGTGCTCGGTCACTCGCTGTCGCAGATCTCGGTGCAGGCGGGTGTCGGCCTGCATCTGTTCGACCGCGACCCGGAGCAGGCCAGGGCCGCGTTGGCGCACGTCAAGGAGACCTCGAAGCAGGCGCTCGACGAGGTGCGTGCGGTGCTCGGCGTGCTGCGCGAAGGGGAGACCCCCCTCACGCCGGGGTTCGGCCTGGCGGAGCTGCCGCGGCTCGTGCACGGCGCGGCGGGCGGCGCGGTGCAGACGGGGCTCGACGACCGGCTCGGCGGCGACCTGCCAGACCGTGCCACCCAGCTCGCGGCGTACCGCATCGTGCAGGAGGCGCTCACGAACGTGGTGCGGCACTCGGGCGCGAGCCGTGCGCGGGTGACGCTGGAGCGTTCGCACGATGCCCTGCGGATCGGCGTCGTCGACGACGGCCGGGGCACCACGGAGTCCGAGGTCGCCGCGTCAGGCGGACGGGGAGTGCTCGGGATGCAGGAGCGTGCGGCCCTGCTGGGAGGAAGGGTGGACGTGCGCAGACGGACCGAGGGCGGCACGGAGGTCGCGGCGACCTTGCCGTGGCGCGCCGACGGGCACAGGGACGAGGCATGATCCGCGTGGCGCTGGCCGACGACCAGCTGCTGGTGAGGGCGGGGTTCCGTGCGCTGCTCGACGCGGAACCCGACATCGAGGTCGTCGCCGAGGCGTCGACGGGTCAGGAGCTGCTGGCGCGCATCCGCGAGGCGCCGGTCGATGTCGTGCTGATGGACATCCGGATGCCGGACGGCGACGGGCTCTGGGCGACCGAGCAGATCGCCGCTGATCCGTCGCTGTCGGGCGTGCATGTCGTGATCGTGACGACGTTCGAGCTCGACGAGTATGTGGTGCGGGCCGTGCGGGCGGGCGCGGCCGGGTTCCTCGTGAAGGACACGGAGCCGGCCGACCTCGTGCGGGCGGTGCGCGCGGTCGCCGCGGGGGAGGCGCTGCTGTCGCCGGGCGTGACGAAGCGGCTGCTCGAACGCATGGCGGTGGGGCTGAGGGAGGCGCCGGAGCGCGACGAGCTCGCGGCGATCACCGAGCGCGAGCGGGAGGTGCTGACCCTCGTCGGTCTCGGCCTCACGAACGAGGAGATCGCGGAACGGCTGTTCCTGAGTCCGCTCACGGCCAAGACGCACGTGTCGCGCATCATGACGAAGCTGCACGCTCGCGACCGCGTGCACCTCGTAGTGCTCGCCTACGAGACCGGGCTCGTGGCGCCGGGCTGGCAGTAGCGCGGGCTCGTGGCGCCGGGCTGGCCGTAGCGGGGGCGTACTCCCAGCGGAGCATCCGCAGTGTCCCCTCCGGCCGGATTCGCTCGCGGCGTGCGAAGACGAGGCTGATGTGCACCGGCCGAGACGCGGCCGGAGTTGAGAGAAGGATGCACATCATGCTCACCACTGTCGCGGCTACGGCCGCAGAGCACCTCGGCCACTGGGGCGGCGCGCCGTTCTGGCCGTTCTTCGTCTTCTTCCCGCTGACTCTCCTGCTCATCGCGGGGTTGATCTTCGCGCTCGCGACCCGGCGCCGTCGTGCGTACGGACCGCCGTGGTCGCAGGGCGGCTGGGGAGGTTCGTCGACTCCGGGACGCAGCGCCGAGCAGGTGCTGGCCGAGCGGTTCGCCAAGGGCGACATCGACGAGACGGAGTACCGCGCCCGCCTCGAGGTCCTCCGCGCCAACCGCCCCGAGTCCTGACCCCCACCCGCACACCGCTCCGGTATGAGTTGTGGTCGGAAAATCGGCCATTTTCCGACCACAACTCATACCGGAGCAGGGGGCGTCTAGGGTGGAGCGGAGCCTTGGGAGCGAGGAGACAGGATGCAGACGATCGGCGTGCTCGGCGGCATGAGCTGGGAGTCGACGCTGGAGTGGTACCGCCTCGCGAACGAGCGGGTGCGCGAGCGTCTCGGCGGTCACCACTCCGCTCGCATCGTGCTCGACTCCGTCGACTTCGCCGAGGTCGAGGAGATGCAGGCGAAGGGCGAGTGGG
This Microbacterium sp. XT11 DNA region includes the following protein-coding sequences:
- a CDS encoding sensor histidine kinase, producing MPEPPPVADRATPPWWTRRAALVMPVVVSLFVQVPASVWGLARLHPQIGWPAVVHVLLAVAAPLTLLAARRAPGAVVVAVTAMAVADVFLTPVYGPPFVSLGFAIIGAVVRGAAVWAAASVVVGWATVLLVASFGAREWPPPVVVLATIALAACFAVGGFARARRARMEALREEAARERQTAEQRERVRIARELHDVLGHSLSQISVQAGVGLHLFDRDPEQARAALAHVKETSKQALDEVRAVLGVLREGETPLTPGFGLAELPRLVHGAAGGAVQTGLDDRLGGDLPDRATQLAAYRIVQEALTNVVRHSGASRARVTLERSHDALRIGVVDDGRGTTESEVAASGGRGVLGMQERAALLGGRVDVRRRTEGGTEVAATLPWRADGHRDEA
- a CDS encoding response regulator transcription factor — encoded protein: MIRVALADDQLLVRAGFRALLDAEPDIEVVAEASTGQELLARIREAPVDVVLMDIRMPDGDGLWATEQIAADPSLSGVHVVIVTTFELDEYVVRAVRAGAAGFLVKDTEPADLVRAVRAVAAGEALLSPGVTKRLLERMAVGLREAPERDELAAITEREREVLTLVGLGLTNEEIAERLFLSPLTAKTHVSRIMTKLHARDRVHLVVLAYETGLVAPGWQ
- a CDS encoding SHOCT domain-containing protein, producing the protein MLTTVAATAAEHLGHWGGAPFWPFFVFFPLTLLLIAGLIFALATRRRRAYGPPWSQGGWGGSSTPGRSAEQVLAERFAKGDIDETEYRARLEVLRANRPES